A section of the Neorhodopirellula lusitana genome encodes:
- a CDS encoding NAD-dependent succinate-semialdehyde dehydrogenase — translation MTITSINPATNQTIETFTPLTKDETLDRVGQADKAYRTWRTTDFNERKQAILTFANQLRERQDEFAHLITVEMGKRISESHYEVEFCAEIAEFYANGAERFLADQPMTAVDANAYLHYEPLGVLMGVMPWNFPFYQVTRFAVPNIMAGNAVMVKHASNVPQCAEAIADLFEQSGIPTGVYTNLFIPSEFVEAIVSDSRVQGVSLTGSEKAGAAVAALAGKNLKRSVLELGGNDPFIVLEDAEIDKTVQAAVKGRMVNAGQSCVAAKRFIVVEAVADEFLEQFKEAMASMKMGDPLDEETTLAPLSTEAAAVHLHEQVQSSIDAGATVLLGGDRPDRDGAFFNPTILTGVTPDMPTYDQELFGPVATVYVVKDEEAAIELANDSSYGLGGSVYTTDVERGRRVAERVETGMVFLNQPTNSQAELPFGGIKNSGYGRELSHLGILEFVNKKLIHLGN, via the coding sequence ATGACCATTACCAGTATCAATCCAGCGACCAATCAAACAATCGAAACGTTCACACCGCTGACCAAAGACGAAACACTCGACCGGGTCGGTCAGGCCGACAAAGCCTACCGGACTTGGCGAACCACTGACTTTAATGAGCGGAAGCAGGCGATCTTGACTTTCGCCAATCAACTGCGTGAACGACAAGACGAGTTTGCTCACCTAATCACGGTAGAGATGGGTAAGCGAATTTCCGAGAGCCACTACGAAGTCGAGTTCTGTGCCGAGATCGCAGAGTTCTACGCCAACGGCGCCGAACGCTTCCTGGCCGATCAGCCCATGACCGCTGTAGATGCCAACGCGTACCTGCATTATGAGCCACTCGGTGTGTTGATGGGCGTGATGCCGTGGAACTTCCCGTTCTATCAAGTCACGCGGTTCGCGGTGCCCAACATCATGGCGGGCAATGCGGTGATGGTGAAACACGCCAGTAACGTGCCACAGTGCGCCGAAGCGATTGCCGACCTGTTCGAACAATCCGGTATCCCCACCGGCGTGTACACAAACCTGTTTATCCCCAGCGAGTTCGTTGAGGCGATCGTTTCCGATTCGCGAGTCCAAGGCGTCTCGCTAACCGGCAGTGAAAAGGCTGGCGCCGCTGTCGCCGCTCTCGCTGGTAAAAACTTGAAAAGATCCGTCTTGGAACTGGGCGGCAACGATCCGTTCATCGTTCTAGAGGACGCCGAGATTGATAAAACAGTCCAGGCCGCAGTCAAGGGCCGCATGGTCAACGCTGGTCAGTCCTGTGTTGCCGCCAAACGATTCATCGTCGTCGAAGCAGTGGCCGATGAGTTCCTGGAACAATTCAAGGAAGCAATGGCGAGCATGAAGATGGGCGACCCCTTGGACGAAGAAACGACACTCGCCCCGCTGTCGACCGAAGCTGCCGCCGTCCATCTACACGAACAGGTTCAATCGTCAATTGATGCGGGCGCAACGGTGTTACTGGGCGGGGATCGTCCGGATCGTGACGGAGCCTTTTTCAATCCGACCATTTTGACAGGAGTGACTCCCGATATGCCGACCTACGACCAAGAGTTATTTGGTCCGGTGGCAACCGTTTACGTAGTCAAGGACGAGGAAGCTGCTATCGAACTTGCGAACGATTCATCCTACGGTCTCGGCGGCAGCGTCTACACGACCGACGTCGAACGTGGCCGCCGGGTCGCTGAACGAGTCGAAACGGGAATGGTCTTCCTGAACCAACCCACCAACTCCCAAGCCGAGCTACCCTTTGGCGGAATCAAAAATTCCGGCTATGGACGGGAATTGTCCCACCTTGGAATCCTGGAATTCGTTAACAAGAAACTCATTCACTTGGGCAACTAA
- a CDS encoding SDR family NAD(P)-dependent oxidoreductase, with translation MDLKLTNKLALVTGSTSGIGRSIAKTLHDEGARVIVNGRSQKSVDAGIEKLGGGERLIGVPADVGTAEGCQALIEAAEKVGPIEILVNNAGIFEPKPFEEITDEDWLRFYEINVLSGVRLSRAVCGGMKQRNWGRIVFISSESAINIPVEMIQYGMTKTAQLAVSRGLAKAMKSTGVTVNSVLPGPTWSEGVEQFIEDLAGDGDVEDTKKAFFQEARPSSLIQRFASTEEVAALVAYICSEFAAATTGAALRCDGGLVDTCV, from the coding sequence ATGGATTTAAAACTCACCAATAAACTCGCGCTTGTTACTGGATCGACTTCCGGCATTGGCCGGTCGATTGCCAAGACGCTGCACGATGAGGGGGCCCGCGTGATCGTGAACGGCCGCAGCCAGAAGTCGGTTGACGCGGGAATTGAGAAACTGGGCGGCGGCGAGCGTTTAATCGGGGTGCCTGCGGATGTGGGAACCGCTGAGGGATGCCAGGCCTTAATCGAGGCTGCTGAGAAGGTGGGCCCAATTGAGATCTTAGTTAACAACGCGGGGATCTTTGAGCCGAAACCATTTGAGGAAATCACCGACGAAGATTGGTTGCGGTTCTACGAAATCAACGTGCTCAGTGGTGTGCGTCTTTCCCGTGCGGTGTGTGGCGGCATGAAGCAACGGAATTGGGGTCGGATTGTGTTCATCAGCAGCGAGTCGGCGATCAATATTCCCGTCGAAATGATCCAGTACGGGATGACCAAGACGGCCCAGCTAGCCGTCTCTCGCGGCTTGGCGAAGGCGATGAAGAGTACTGGTGTGACCGTCAACAGTGTCCTGCCGGGTCCGACCTGGAGCGAAGGTGTTGAGCAGTTCATTGAAGACCTTGCCGGCGATGGCGACGTCGAAGACACCAAGAAGGCGTTCTTCCAGGAGGCACGTCCGTCGTCGTTGATCCAGCGATTTGCCAGCACCGAAGAGGTTGCCGCTTTGGTTGCCTACATTTGCAGCGAATTTGCCGCGGCGACCACGGGCGCCGCACTTCGATGTGATGGCGGGCTTGTCGATACGTGCGTTTAA
- a CDS encoding c-type heme family protein yields MRVLFRKPSLNAVVVGCVLLLITGCQKATVPVADADASPAGLAADTESVSIVPGQSPTTEQKDAMLAAKDALFQRLSGRLMEAMGQQGPAQAIAVCQQEANEIAADVGKDAGLKIGRAGVRLRNPKNQPPEWAKSLTEERVDTPTFVMLNNGNAAALLPIKLQGQCLMCHGSSDQIAPIIQDQLARLYPDDQATGFREGELRGWFHIEMPSS; encoded by the coding sequence GTGAGAGTTTTATTCAGAAAGCCGTCGTTGAATGCGGTCGTTGTGGGATGCGTATTGCTTTTGATCACCGGTTGCCAGAAAGCCACGGTGCCTGTTGCAGACGCGGACGCTTCGCCCGCTGGTTTAGCGGCTGACACGGAATCGGTTTCCATCGTTCCGGGACAGTCGCCTACCACGGAGCAAAAAGACGCGATGCTGGCCGCCAAGGACGCTTTGTTTCAGCGACTGTCGGGACGACTGATGGAAGCGATGGGGCAACAGGGACCCGCTCAGGCGATCGCGGTGTGCCAACAGGAAGCGAACGAAATCGCAGCGGATGTTGGAAAAGACGCCGGGCTGAAGATCGGACGTGCCGGTGTGCGATTACGAAACCCAAAGAACCAGCCGCCTGAATGGGCGAAATCGTTGACCGAAGAACGTGTTGATACACCGACCTTCGTGATGTTGAACAATGGAAATGCGGCGGCTTTGTTGCCGATCAAGTTGCAGGGGCAGTGCCTGATGTGCCACGGCAGTTCGGATCAAATCGCGCCCATCATCCAAGACCAGTTGGCAAGACTTTACCCGGATGATCAGGCGACCGGATTTCGAGAAGGTGAACTACGGGGATGGTTCCACATTGAAATGCCTTCCAGCTAA
- a CDS encoding NADP-dependent oxidoreductase, producing the protein MTTETHQAVQSQQIELVSRPEGLPTQDNFQSNTVEIAPIADGEILVRNQWMSVDPYMRGRMQDSDSYVPPFQLGKALDGGCVGEVVESNNDRFAVGDSVLGNLGWREYWKSDGTGVQKLNPELAPLQSYLGALGMTGMTAWVGLKRIAELKPNSTVFVSAASGAVGSMVCQIAKANDCRVIGSAGKQEKIDWLRDKAGVDAVINYHTTDNLTEELGKLASDGIDVYFDNVGSEHLEAALEHMNDFGCIVCCGMIATYNATDPAAAPHNLFKVITKRLRMQGFIVSDHLEDRKAFVSDMSKLIRDNKITWEETITEGLENAPAAFLGLFDGDNLGKSLVKIS; encoded by the coding sequence ATGACCACTGAAACACATCAAGCCGTTCAAAGTCAACAAATCGAACTCGTTTCTCGTCCTGAAGGGCTTCCCACACAAGACAACTTCCAATCCAACACCGTTGAGATCGCACCAATCGCCGACGGTGAAATTTTGGTTCGCAACCAGTGGATGTCCGTGGATCCCTACATGCGTGGTCGAATGCAGGACAGCGACAGCTACGTTCCGCCCTTTCAACTAGGCAAGGCACTCGACGGCGGTTGCGTCGGCGAGGTGGTTGAATCGAACAATGATCGCTTCGCAGTCGGAGACTCGGTTCTCGGCAACCTTGGCTGGCGGGAGTACTGGAAGTCGGATGGCACGGGCGTTCAAAAGCTGAATCCTGAACTGGCACCGCTCCAATCGTATTTGGGTGCACTGGGGATGACCGGCATGACCGCGTGGGTTGGACTCAAACGCATCGCCGAACTGAAGCCCAACAGCACCGTCTTCGTATCCGCGGCATCCGGTGCCGTCGGCTCCATGGTCTGTCAAATCGCCAAGGCCAACGACTGTCGAGTCATCGGCAGTGCCGGCAAACAAGAGAAAATTGACTGGCTTCGCGACAAAGCCGGTGTCGACGCAGTCATCAACTACCACACCACCGACAACTTAACCGAAGAACTCGGAAAACTCGCGTCCGATGGAATCGATGTGTACTTCGATAACGTCGGCAGCGAACACCTCGAAGCCGCGCTCGAGCACATGAACGACTTCGGATGCATCGTCTGCTGTGGCATGATCGCCACCTACAATGCGACCGATCCCGCGGCCGCGCCTCACAACCTGTTCAAGGTCATCACCAAGCGACTTCGCATGCAGGGCTTTATCGTCAGCGATCACCTTGAAGATCGCAAAGCCTTTGTCAGTGACATGTCAAAGCTGATTCGCGACAACAAGATCACTTGGGAAGAAACCATCACGGAAGGACTCGAAAACGCCCCTGCAGCTTTCCTCGGTCTATTCGACGGTGACAATCTCGGCAAATCACTCGTCAAAATCTCGTAG
- a CDS encoding sulfatase family protein — translation MTKIKWIGLSCLLVIQLIQAASSTAAQPNIIFLLTDDQRNDVLGCYGNALIQTPTIDKLAAEGVRFDNAFCEVPICAASRSTLFTGLSQRTHGYNFGQPKVSAEHMATAYPMVLKGAGYRIGFAGKYGMSFVKPGMPKQFDFFKSINRNPYLKKMPDGTTRHETDLCVDAGIDFIEANPAGKPFCLSLSFNACHAEDGDHRPGFHFQWPESTDGMYEDLEIPQPKLADEKYFKAMPEFLQDEKELSRLRYFWRWDTPEKYQVNMRAYYRMATGIDNAIARLQDALKAAGQDQNTIIVYSADNGYLMGDRGTAGKWNHYEQSLRIPLIVYDPRLPESQRGRVVEELVSNIDMAATFVDMAGVEVPSIYQGQSLVPLVQGETVDDWREDFFCEHLFRLYNNWHGVRGKRYKYAVYYDDGYECLFDLERDPTELVNLADNPEYASVRAEMAKRLDNYLDDYPQAPGHPKPADKPASSGEPVLKK, via the coding sequence ATGACGAAGATAAAATGGATTGGCCTCTCATGCTTGCTGGTCATTCAGCTGATCCAAGCTGCCTCATCGACGGCAGCCCAACCCAACATCATTTTCCTGCTGACGGACGATCAGCGGAATGATGTTTTAGGCTGCTATGGGAATGCGTTGATCCAAACCCCAACGATCGACAAGTTGGCAGCCGAAGGTGTCCGGTTCGACAACGCGTTTTGCGAGGTGCCCATTTGCGCCGCCAGCCGCTCGACCTTGTTCACGGGTCTTTCACAACGCACCCATGGATACAACTTCGGTCAACCGAAAGTGTCGGCTGAGCACATGGCGACGGCCTATCCGATGGTCCTGAAGGGTGCTGGGTATCGGATTGGATTTGCGGGTAAATATGGCATGTCGTTTGTCAAACCCGGGATGCCAAAGCAGTTTGATTTCTTCAAGTCGATCAATCGCAATCCGTACCTGAAGAAGATGCCCGATGGCACCACGCGTCATGAAACCGATCTTTGTGTCGATGCCGGTATCGATTTCATTGAAGCCAATCCCGCGGGGAAGCCCTTTTGTCTGTCGCTTAGTTTCAATGCCTGCCACGCCGAGGACGGTGACCATCGCCCCGGCTTCCACTTCCAGTGGCCCGAGTCCACCGATGGCATGTATGAGGATCTCGAAATACCGCAGCCCAAGCTGGCTGACGAAAAGTACTTCAAGGCGATGCCCGAGTTTTTACAGGATGAAAAGGAACTGAGCCGGTTACGATATTTCTGGCGTTGGGACACTCCCGAGAAGTACCAGGTCAACATGCGAGCCTACTACCGCATGGCCACGGGCATCGACAATGCCATCGCCCGACTGCAAGACGCATTGAAAGCAGCTGGCCAAGACCAAAACACAATCATTGTCTATTCCGCCGACAACGGTTACTTGATGGGCGACCGCGGAACAGCCGGAAAGTGGAATCACTATGAACAGTCGCTGCGGATTCCGTTGATTGTCTACGACCCACGATTGCCTGAATCACAACGAGGCCGAGTGGTCGAGGAACTGGTCAGCAACATTGACATGGCAGCCACATTCGTCGACATGGCTGGCGTGGAAGTCCCTAGCATCTATCAAGGCCAATCGCTGGTACCACTGGTCCAGGGCGAGACAGTTGATGACTGGCGAGAAGACTTCTTCTGCGAGCACCTGTTCCGACTGTACAACAATTGGCACGGTGTGCGAGGCAAGCGATATAAGTACGCGGTCTATTACGACGACGGCTACGAATGCCTCTTCGACCTGGAAAGGGATCCAACCGAACTTGTCAATCTAGCCGACAACCCCGAGTACGCTTCCGTACGTGCCGAAATGGCCAAGCGACTGGACAATTATCTGGACGATTACCCGCAAGCACCGGGGCACCCAAAGCCGGCAGACAAGCCAGCATCGTCAGGCGAGCCAGTCCTGAAAAAGTAG
- a CDS encoding TspO/MBR family protein translates to MTWRDCYDALDKPTWTPEPSTIGLIWQILYPVILVTFGYVFYQVARKKIPWPVAIPFAINLVANIAFTPIQFGLRNLPLAAIDIAIVWGTILWAMKAVWPHRRWIAVAQIPYLIWVTIATVLQFTITWNNW, encoded by the coding sequence ATGACTTGGCGAGATTGTTACGACGCACTTGATAAACCGACTTGGACACCGGAGCCATCGACGATTGGCTTGATCTGGCAGATCCTTTATCCGGTGATCCTGGTCACGTTCGGCTACGTCTTTTATCAGGTGGCTCGAAAAAAAATTCCGTGGCCCGTGGCGATACCCTTCGCCATCAACCTGGTCGCCAACATCGCGTTCACGCCGATTCAGTTTGGCCTGCGAAACCTGCCGCTGGCGGCGATCGACATTGCCATTGTTTGGGGAACGATCTTGTGGGCCATGAAAGCGGTCTGGCCCCATCGTCGCTGGATCGCCGTCGCTCAGATCCCCTACCTGATCTGGGTCACGATCGCGACTGTCTTGCAGTTCACGATCACGTGGAACAATTGGTGA
- a CDS encoding calcium/sodium antiporter, translating to MNLIWLAAGIVLLVIGAELLVRGASRLAIAFGLSPLVVGLTVVAFGTSAPEFAVSVAAAVRGDPSIAVGNVIGSNIFNVLVILGASSLVCPLSVSSQLIRTEIPLMILATFVTWLMAANGVVGRGEGMLLFLALIAYTAWAISKSRRETKAALVPAQESRLAQQTIDTSCCTSDGSSLAAPLGSFGHWRAKIGQAVLIGAGLSLLVFGSHLLVQGAVGIATALGVSSSIIGLTIVAAGTSLPEVATSLLAAYRGEKEIAIGNVVGSNLFNLLGVLGATALVSPVGIQVAPSFLEFDFPAVSLVALAVLPIAWTGRQVNRWEGASLLVAYVFYIGLLI from the coding sequence TTGAACCTCATCTGGCTCGCCGCTGGCATTGTGTTGTTAGTGATTGGAGCAGAGTTGTTGGTGCGAGGGGCTTCCCGTTTGGCGATCGCGTTTGGGCTTTCGCCGCTGGTCGTTGGGTTGACGGTGGTTGCCTTTGGCACCAGTGCCCCGGAGTTTGCGGTGTCCGTCGCGGCGGCGGTTCGCGGTGATCCATCGATTGCTGTTGGTAATGTGATCGGAAGCAATATTTTCAACGTGCTCGTTATTCTCGGAGCCTCGTCGTTAGTCTGCCCCTTGTCGGTGAGCTCGCAGCTGATTCGCACTGAGATTCCGCTGATGATACTCGCGACCTTCGTCACGTGGTTGATGGCGGCAAACGGTGTGGTGGGCCGCGGTGAAGGGATGCTGTTGTTTTTGGCATTAATTGCTTACACCGCCTGGGCGATTAGTAAAAGCCGCCGAGAGACCAAGGCCGCCTTGGTGCCGGCACAGGAATCGCGTTTAGCCCAGCAGACAATCGATACTTCTTGCTGCACTTCTGATGGAAGTTCGCTTGCGGCTCCGCTCGGATCGTTCGGTCATTGGCGAGCAAAGATCGGCCAAGCGGTGTTGATCGGGGCTGGGCTTTCATTGTTGGTTTTCGGTTCGCACTTGCTAGTCCAAGGAGCGGTAGGGATCGCGACTGCCTTGGGCGTTTCATCGTCCATCATCGGGTTGACCATTGTGGCCGCTGGCACCTCACTTCCGGAGGTGGCGACCAGTTTGTTGGCCGCCTATCGGGGCGAGAAGGAGATCGCCATTGGCAACGTCGTTGGCAGCAATCTGTTCAACTTGTTGGGCGTGCTGGGAGCGACCGCGCTGGTGTCGCCGGTCGGCATTCAAGTTGCCCCTTCATTCCTGGAATTTGACTTTCCCGCCGTCTCTTTGGTTGCTCTGGCAGTATTGCCAATCGCTTGGACCGGAAGGCAGGTCAATCGTTGGGAGGGGGCGAGTCTGTTGGTGGCCTATGTGTTCTATATTGGGTTGCTAATTTAG
- a CDS encoding SDR family NAD(P)-dependent oxidoreductase, whose translation MPTTLITGASSGIGLELTKLFAASGDNVVLVARSEDKLNDLAANVRSQHDITATVIPADLSTPDAVDHLSDQLRDRSLEIDTLVNNAGFGMLGKFSEMSADRQTNMLMVNVVALTRLTRKLLPGMLKRKTGGVLNVGSIAAYQAGPNMAVYYASKAYVLSFTEALREEVAGSGLHITCLEPGATETGFGEDSGMGSLDMFASQTMTAEVVAKAGYQGYRSNEDIVIPGWKNRLMVTGTSFLPRFATRKMVGKMQGA comes from the coding sequence ATGCCGACCACACTGATCACAGGTGCCTCTTCCGGCATCGGCCTCGAGCTGACAAAACTTTTCGCCGCCAGCGGTGACAACGTCGTGCTTGTCGCACGCAGCGAAGATAAATTGAATGACCTCGCGGCCAATGTGCGGTCACAACATGACATCACCGCCACCGTCATCCCGGCGGACCTATCGACACCCGACGCCGTCGACCATCTCAGCGATCAACTTCGCGATCGGTCCCTTGAGATCGACACGTTGGTCAACAACGCGGGATTCGGCATGCTTGGCAAATTTTCTGAAATGTCCGCCGATCGACAAACCAACATGTTGATGGTGAATGTCGTCGCCCTGACACGTCTGACCCGCAAACTGCTACCTGGGATGCTGAAACGAAAAACGGGTGGCGTGCTAAATGTGGGTTCTATCGCAGCATACCAAGCGGGTCCCAACATGGCCGTTTATTACGCATCCAAGGCCTACGTGCTTTCGTTCACCGAAGCACTTCGCGAGGAGGTCGCCGGCAGTGGACTGCACATCACCTGCTTGGAACCGGGAGCGACCGAAACCGGTTTCGGTGAAGATTCCGGCATGGGCAGCCTCGACATGTTCGCGTCGCAAACCATGACCGCCGAGGTGGTCGCGAAAGCCGGTTATCAAGGCTACCGCAGCAACGAAGACATCGTCATCCCAGGTTGGAAGAACCGACTAATGGTAACCGGTACATCATTCCTTCCTCGGTTTGCCACCCGCAAAATGGTTGGCAAGATGCAGGGCGCGTAG
- a CDS encoding SOUL family heme-binding protein, translating into MVFFSVAVGLALISVFAWNLTVRAGYESAEYKVVESDGQFEVREYPDLMLVATKTQIDAQGRDGSFMKLFRYISGANEAEQKISMTTPVFMENDAADTQVQMGFVMPKEVAVEGVPVPTGPDVDVRKRPGGRFAVFRFSGRMNAKLAKESEAKLRAWMETKGLDPANANGSDAEGGNQSDASEGDALNPAGGASDNSGSQSVTSSGVEAASYDPPFTPGPLRRNEILIRLKDSSAPTSPDQ; encoded by the coding sequence ATGGTTTTTTTCTCAGTGGCCGTGGGTCTCGCGTTGATCAGTGTTTTTGCGTGGAACCTAACCGTGCGAGCCGGTTACGAGTCGGCCGAGTACAAGGTCGTCGAATCGGACGGTCAGTTTGAAGTCCGCGAGTATCCCGACTTAATGCTGGTGGCGACGAAGACTCAGATCGACGCCCAGGGCCGAGACGGCAGCTTCATGAAATTGTTTCGCTACATTTCCGGTGCGAACGAAGCCGAACAAAAGATCTCGATGACCACACCCGTGTTCATGGAAAACGATGCCGCCGACACTCAGGTGCAAATGGGTTTCGTGATGCCTAAGGAAGTTGCGGTGGAAGGCGTGCCCGTTCCCACGGGCCCCGACGTTGATGTCCGCAAACGCCCCGGTGGTCGTTTCGCTGTGTTCCGTTTCTCTGGCCGTATGAATGCGAAGCTTGCCAAAGAATCGGAGGCCAAGCTGCGAGCCTGGATGGAAACCAAAGGCCTCGACCCAGCCAACGCGAACGGTAGTGATGCGGAAGGCGGTAACCAGTCTGATGCCAGTGAGGGAGACGCTCTTAATCCGGCCGGAGGTGCATCCGACAATTCAGGTAGCCAGTCAGTCACTTCTAGCGGAGTGGAAGCCGCCTCTTACGATCCGCCGTTCACACCTGGGCCACTCCGCCGCAATGAAATTTTGATCCGACTGAAGGATTCTTCGGCGCCCACGAGTCCTGACCAGTGA
- a CDS encoding metallophosphoesterase has product MTAYDIIGDIHGHADKLKDLLRSLGYQRVGDGYQHANRHAVFVGDFVDRGPAIGEVIKIARATVEAGDGFAVMGNHEYNAIAFHTKVPGTSGNSDKWFREHSDKNRKQHQATLTQLSPRELSDAIAWFRTLPVTLELDGIRVEHAAWRDNQIAAIQQSLASRGRFSTDFLAESEQVGSELHAAIEDVLKGPELKLPSGLSITDKAGHIRDTVRVKWYEPPTCQTYRDFHFGSDDVPNVTIDDTMTQGMTGYPADAPPVFVGHYWLTGTPTPLAPNVACTDYSVAKGGKLVAYRWDGEPVLSADKYRWTS; this is encoded by the coding sequence GTGACTGCGTACGACATCATTGGAGACATCCATGGGCATGCTGACAAACTGAAAGACCTTCTTCGTTCATTAGGCTATCAGCGTGTGGGCGATGGATATCAGCATGCCAATCGGCACGCAGTGTTCGTTGGTGACTTTGTAGACCGCGGGCCAGCGATCGGTGAAGTCATCAAGATCGCACGTGCAACCGTCGAGGCGGGGGATGGGTTCGCAGTGATGGGGAACCATGAGTACAACGCAATCGCATTCCATACCAAAGTGCCGGGAACTTCAGGGAACAGCGACAAGTGGTTCCGTGAACACTCCGACAAGAATCGAAAACAGCATCAAGCAACGTTGACGCAGCTTTCGCCCCGTGAACTATCCGACGCAATCGCGTGGTTCCGGACGTTGCCGGTGACACTGGAATTGGACGGAATTCGTGTCGAGCACGCGGCCTGGCGAGACAATCAAATCGCGGCGATCCAACAATCTCTCGCATCACGAGGACGGTTTAGCACCGATTTCCTGGCCGAATCCGAACAGGTAGGCAGTGAACTCCATGCGGCGATCGAAGATGTTCTGAAGGGCCCGGAACTAAAACTACCCAGCGGGCTATCGATCACCGATAAAGCGGGCCACATTCGCGACACCGTCAGAGTGAAGTGGTATGAACCACCAACATGCCAAACCTATCGTGACTTTCATTTCGGATCCGATGACGTGCCGAACGTGACTATCGATGACACCATGACCCAAGGGATGACCGGCTACCCGGCCGACGCGCCACCCGTCTTTGTCGGACACTACTGGCTAACCGGTACGCCGACACCGCTGGCCCCCAACGTTGCCTGCACCGACTACAGCGTCGCCAAGGGCGGGAAGTTGGTGGCCTATCGATGGGACGGTGAACCCGTCCTATCAGCCGACAAGTATCGGTGGACCTCTTAA
- a CDS encoding DUF1328 domain-containing protein — protein MLGWAITFLIIALIAGVLGFGVVAGTAASIAKILFVVFLVLFVIGLIMGRRGPVA, from the coding sequence ATGTTGGGCTGGGCTATTACCTTTTTGATTATCGCATTGATTGCTGGTGTACTCGGATTCGGCGTCGTCGCCGGTACCGCCGCCAGCATCGCCAAGATCCTATTTGTGGTCTTCCTCGTGCTGTTCGTGATCGGACTGATCATGGGCCGTCGCGGACCAGTCGCCTAA
- a CDS encoding DUF502 domain-containing protein, with product MRSFLLTLWHRGFIGTFLTGLFALLPLVVTLWIMNWVAGTLRSVIGPESLLGQGLRSIGLQFAANQYVATAIGWVFVAVAIWLVGLLVSGTARYRWQEWFDGTFRKIPVVKSVYGPVKQVVEMFSKQDEAAMSGMKVVHCYVGDDESAGFLGLLPSNDVYQFQKKPCHVVYLPSAPMPMTGFNMFIPVDQVQIVDMGVEDLMQIYFSLGVMTSSVVPASAVLAKSSAVSAKNSAVSVKANAAGADTSAGLGKPSQPE from the coding sequence ATGCGAAGTTTTCTTCTGACTCTTTGGCATCGCGGGTTCATTGGTACTTTTTTGACGGGCCTGTTCGCGCTGTTGCCGTTGGTCGTGACCCTTTGGATTATGAACTGGGTCGCTGGCACGCTACGAAGTGTGATCGGCCCAGAGAGTTTGTTGGGGCAAGGCCTCCGTTCGATTGGCTTGCAGTTTGCTGCCAATCAGTACGTTGCGACAGCGATTGGTTGGGTGTTTGTGGCGGTTGCAATCTGGTTGGTCGGGCTGCTGGTGTCCGGCACCGCCCGCTACCGGTGGCAGGAATGGTTCGACGGCACGTTCCGTAAAATCCCGGTGGTGAAAAGCGTCTATGGTCCTGTGAAGCAAGTCGTGGAAATGTTTTCCAAACAGGACGAAGCAGCGATGTCGGGGATGAAGGTTGTGCACTGTTATGTGGGTGACGATGAATCGGCGGGCTTCTTGGGGTTGTTGCCCAGCAATGATGTGTATCAGTTCCAAAAGAAGCCGTGTCATGTTGTCTATTTACCCTCCGCACCGATGCCGATGACTGGCTTCAACATGTTCATTCCGGTCGACCAGGTGCAGATCGTTGACATGGGTGTGGAGGACTTGATGCAGATCTATTTCTCGCTGGGCGTGATGACCTCCTCTGTGGTACCGGCCAGTGCCGTGTTGGCGAAAAGCAGTGCCGTGTCGGCTAAGAACAGCGCCGTATCGGTGAAAGCCAATGCTGCGGGGGCTGACACCAGTGCTGGCCTAGGCAAGCCTTCGCAGCCAGAATAG